In Agromyces sp. G08B096, a genomic segment contains:
- a CDS encoding extracellular solute-binding protein, which translates to MKSKLLAASGVVAVAVAALTGCSAGSSEESCTNEIKNPDATQVSVWAWYPAFEEVVDLFNENHDDVQICWTNAGQGNDEYTKFSTAIESGSGAPDVIMLESEVLSSFSIRDALVDLSEYGAADVQSDYTEGAWKDVSSGEAVYAIPVDGGPMGMLYRKDILDQYGIPVPTTWDEFAAAAKALKDAGAPGVLADFPPNGRAYTQALFAQAGSVPFDYDSAEPGEIGISVNDQGSKDVLSFWADLAAQGVVATDEAFTADYNTMLVDGTYAIYVAAAWGPGYLQGLEGTDDSAQWQAAPVPQWDPANPVQINWGGSAFAVTSQAKDKEAAAVVAKEIFGTEEAWKIGIEQAALFPLWRPILESDYFRDLEYPFFGGQQINKDVFLEAAAGYQGFTFSPFQNYAYDQLQEEVTAVVVDGSKDASTALDDLQSTLETYATEQGFELK; encoded by the coding sequence ATGAAGTCGAAGCTCCTGGCCGCGTCCGGCGTCGTCGCCGTCGCCGTCGCCGCGCTCACCGGCTGCTCCGCCGGCTCATCCGAGGAGTCCTGCACCAACGAGATCAAGAACCCGGATGCCACGCAGGTGAGCGTCTGGGCCTGGTACCCCGCGTTCGAAGAGGTCGTCGACCTGTTCAACGAGAACCACGACGATGTCCAGATCTGCTGGACCAACGCGGGCCAGGGCAACGACGAGTACACCAAGTTCTCGACCGCGATCGAGTCGGGCTCGGGGGCGCCCGACGTGATCATGCTCGAGTCTGAGGTGCTCTCGAGCTTCTCGATCCGCGACGCGCTCGTCGACCTCAGCGAGTACGGCGCGGCCGACGTGCAGAGCGACTACACCGAGGGCGCCTGGAAGGACGTCTCCTCGGGCGAGGCGGTCTACGCCATCCCGGTCGACGGCGGTCCCATGGGCATGCTCTACCGCAAGGACATCCTCGACCAGTACGGCATCCCGGTCCCGACGACGTGGGACGAGTTCGCCGCCGCCGCGAAGGCGCTGAAGGACGCCGGCGCGCCCGGCGTGCTGGCCGACTTCCCGCCGAACGGCCGCGCCTACACGCAGGCGCTGTTCGCCCAGGCCGGGTCGGTGCCGTTCGACTACGACAGCGCCGAGCCGGGTGAGATCGGCATCTCGGTCAACGACCAGGGCTCGAAGGACGTGCTGAGCTTCTGGGCCGACCTGGCCGCGCAGGGCGTGGTCGCCACCGACGAGGCGTTCACCGCCGACTACAACACCATGCTGGTCGACGGCACCTACGCCATCTACGTCGCCGCCGCGTGGGGCCCCGGCTACCTGCAGGGCCTCGAGGGCACCGACGACAGCGCCCAGTGGCAGGCCGCGCCGGTTCCCCAGTGGGACCCGGCCAACCCGGTGCAGATCAACTGGGGCGGCTCGGCGTTCGCCGTGACCAGCCAGGCGAAGGACAAGGAGGCGGCCGCGGTCGTCGCCAAGGAGATCTTCGGCACCGAGGAGGCGTGGAAGATCGGCATCGAGCAGGCCGCGCTGTTCCCGCTGTGGAGGCCGATCCTCGAGTCCGACTATTTCCGCGACCTGGAGTACCCGTTCTTCGGCGGGCAGCAGATCAACAAGGACGTGTTCCTGGAGGCCGCCGCCGGCTACCAGGGCTTCACCTTCAGCCCGTTCCAGAACTACGCCTACGACCAGCTCCAGGAAGAGGTCACGGCCGTCGTCGTCGACGGGTCGAAGGATGCCTCGACGGCGCTGGACGACCTGCAGTCCACGCTCGAGACGTACGCGACCGAGCAGGGCTTCGAACTGAAGTAA
- a CDS encoding LacI family DNA-binding transcriptional regulator: MAPTLHDVARLAGVSIKTVSNVINGYPHIRPATRERVEQAIAELGYTPNLTARSLRSGRTGAIALAVPELGLSYFAELAASVIEAAEAAGVVVLVEQTGGDPARELELLRSPRLKMTDGLIFSALGMGQEDASALEVPYPMVLLGERIFDGPTDHVTMRNIEAARAATEYLLASGRRRIAVIGAHEGEVIGSAGLRLRGYREALEAAGVPFDDSIIGYTTLWHRANGARSMRELLDRGAEFDAVFGLNDTLALGAMRVLQESGRRVPDDAAVVGFDDLDEAQYSIPSLTTVDPGQRWIAKTAVQTLLERIERPDSGVPPRLLLADYRVVERESAPSR; this comes from the coding sequence ATGGCACCGACGCTCCACGATGTCGCACGCCTGGCCGGTGTGTCGATCAAGACGGTCTCGAACGTCATCAACGGCTACCCGCACATCCGGCCCGCCACCCGCGAGCGCGTCGAGCAGGCGATCGCCGAACTCGGCTACACGCCGAACCTCACGGCCCGGAGCCTCAGGTCCGGGCGGACGGGGGCGATCGCCCTCGCCGTGCCGGAGCTCGGCCTCAGCTACTTCGCCGAGCTCGCGGCATCCGTCATCGAGGCGGCGGAGGCCGCCGGCGTCGTGGTGCTCGTCGAGCAGACCGGCGGCGACCCTGCGCGTGAACTCGAGCTGCTGCGCAGTCCGCGGCTGAAGATGACCGACGGGCTCATCTTCAGTGCGCTGGGGATGGGGCAGGAGGACGCCTCCGCCCTCGAGGTGCCCTACCCGATGGTGCTGCTCGGCGAGCGGATCTTCGACGGGCCGACCGACCACGTCACGATGCGCAACATCGAGGCCGCCCGCGCCGCGACCGAGTACCTGCTCGCGTCCGGCCGCCGCCGCATCGCGGTGATCGGCGCGCATGAGGGCGAGGTCATCGGCTCGGCGGGGCTCCGGCTCCGTGGCTACCGCGAGGCGCTGGAGGCGGCGGGCGTGCCCTTCGACGACTCGATCATCGGGTACACGACCCTCTGGCATCGCGCGAACGGGGCTCGGAGCATGCGCGAGCTGCTCGATCGGGGCGCCGAATTCGATGCCGTGTTCGGGCTGAACGACACCCTCGCCCTCGGCGCGATGCGGGTGCTGCAGGAGTCCGGCCGCCGGGTGCCCGACGATGCCGCCGTCGTCGGGTTCGACGATCTCGACGAGGCGCAGTATTCGATCCCGTCGCTCACGACGGTGGATCCGGGGCAGCGCTGGATCGCGAAGACGGCCGTGCAGACCCTGCTGGAGCGCATCGAGCGACCCGACTCGGGTGTCCCGCCGCGGCTGCTGCTGGCCGACTACCGCGTCGTGGAACGCGAGTCGGCGCCGTCGCGCTGA
- a CDS encoding phosphatase PAP2 family protein, with amino-acid sequence MADEREDAHETDAAAHETDAAAPGPADARAAASAAPDAEAAAEVRPVRREQRARTMGRRVPIAVGIAAVLIAAVLGWLVVVRSGELVDLDEEWAEDMLELRGPVGDVLALLMNWLGGGVVGVFVVPVLAAVVLLICRRPWGAAYFILASAASAGVVQLLKQTFGRARPEDIMVVSDFGSFPSGHVANAATIAVALGVIAPALWVWIAGAVYTVLMAASRTYLGAHWLTDTLGGLLVGAGVALLAWAVLARPLERERLAWSAHRMEVNAARAAAHVTPPSGGSARR; translated from the coding sequence ATGGCGGACGAACGCGAGGACGCGCACGAGACCGATGCCGCGGCGCACGAGACGGATGCCGCGGCGCCGGGCCCAGCAGATGCGCGGGCGGCCGCGTCGGCGGCGCCCGATGCGGAGGCCGCGGCCGAGGTGCGGCCCGTCCGGCGCGAGCAGCGCGCGCGCACGATGGGGCGGCGGGTGCCGATCGCCGTGGGCATCGCCGCGGTGCTCATCGCGGCCGTGCTCGGCTGGCTCGTCGTCGTCCGCTCGGGTGAGCTGGTCGACCTCGACGAGGAGTGGGCCGAGGACATGCTGGAGCTCCGCGGCCCGGTCGGCGACGTCCTCGCGCTGCTGATGAACTGGCTCGGCGGAGGCGTCGTGGGGGTGTTCGTGGTCCCCGTGCTCGCGGCCGTCGTCCTGCTCATCTGCCGACGGCCGTGGGGTGCGGCGTACTTCATACTCGCGTCGGCGGCGAGCGCCGGCGTCGTGCAGCTGCTGAAGCAGACGTTCGGCCGCGCGAGACCGGAGGACATCATGGTCGTCTCCGACTTCGGCTCATTCCCGTCGGGGCATGTGGCGAACGCGGCGACGATCGCGGTCGCCCTCGGGGTCATCGCCCCGGCGCTCTGGGTGTGGATCGCGGGGGCGGTGTACACGGTGCTGATGGCCGCAAGCCGCACGTATCTCGGCGCGCACTGGCTGACCGACACGCTCGGCGGCCTGCTCGTCGGGGCGGGTGTGGCGCTGCTCGCCTGGGCCGTGCTCGCTCGCCCGCTCGAGCGCGAGCGCCTGGCGTGGTCGGCGCATCGCATGGAGGTGAACGCCGCGCGCGCGGCGGCACATGTGACGCCTCCGTCGGGCGGGTCGGCGCGCCGCTGA